One genomic window of Hymenobacter sp. J193 includes the following:
- a CDS encoding FixH family protein produces the protein MATSAPKTRTIWPYAIVMTFVLFAGYIGYMVQQAMRTSVDLVSPDYYQQELRYQQQMETVARTAALPAPVKLEHDAAAHRLTLQLPAELTTQTVQGQLHFFRPSDQKLDFSLPLQPVDGVQQINTGQMKAGYWRVRLDFTAGGQAYFLERNITLTD, from the coding sequence ATGGCAACTTCCGCCCCCAAAACCCGCACCATCTGGCCCTACGCCATTGTGATGACCTTCGTGCTGTTTGCCGGCTACATCGGCTACATGGTGCAGCAGGCCATGCGCACCAGCGTCGACCTGGTCAGCCCCGACTACTACCAACAGGAGCTGCGCTACCAGCAACAGATGGAAACCGTAGCCCGTACGGCTGCCCTGCCCGCGCCGGTAAAGCTGGAGCATGATGCCGCCGCTCACCGCCTAACCCTGCAGTTGCCCGCCGAGCTGACCACACAGACCGTGCAGGGCCAGTTGCACTTCTTTCGGCCTTCCGACCAGAAGCTGGATTTCTCCCTGCCGTTGCAGCCCGTCGATGGTGTGCAGCAAATCAATACCGGCCAGATGAAAGCCGGCTACTGGCGCGTGCGCCTCGATTTTACCGCGGGCGGGCAGGCCTACTTCTTGGAAAGAAATATCACCCTGACTGACTGA
- the ccoG gene encoding cytochrome c oxidase accessory protein CcoG, translated as MATTQPQPAASFRDTIATVDAAGKRVWLYPKKPGGRLYRYRKWLSYGLLALLFAGPWLRIHGLPLLMLNLPARRFIILGQIFWPQDFFILLLGSLTFVLFIIIFTVVYGRVFCGWVCPQTIFLEMVFRRIEYWLEGDAPQQKALDRADWDWNKTWRKTTKHALFLILSFLIANTFLAYIIGTDELLQIVTDRPAGHLGGLASMVLFTGLFYAVFARFREQVCTIACPYGRLQGVLLDKNSLVVAYDYKRGEPREKLRKNQERTAGDCIDCHQCVQVCPTGIDIRNGAQQMECTNCTACIDACNTIMTLVNLPEGLIRHASENDIAQGTRPRFTGRMKVLSGVLGVLLVVMTGLLVSRANVAATVLRTPGQLFQKTDRGSITNLYNISVINKTNRPYPLTLRVLEPAQGTISLVGTASLTLPAQGMTEGVFFAELPRRTLLRTNQKIRIGLYSGNELIAETSTKFLGPVQ; from the coding sequence ATGGCTACTACCCAACCCCAGCCCGCCGCGTCTTTCCGCGACACCATTGCCACGGTGGACGCGGCCGGCAAGCGGGTGTGGCTGTACCCCAAAAAACCCGGCGGCCGGCTTTACCGCTACCGTAAATGGCTTAGCTACGGGCTGCTGGCACTGCTGTTTGCCGGGCCCTGGCTGCGCATCCACGGCCTGCCGCTGCTAATGCTGAACCTGCCGGCCCGGCGCTTTATCATTCTGGGGCAGATTTTCTGGCCCCAGGATTTCTTTATCCTGCTGCTGGGCAGCCTCACCTTCGTGCTGTTCATCATCATCTTCACGGTGGTGTACGGGCGCGTGTTCTGCGGCTGGGTCTGTCCCCAGACCATCTTCCTGGAAATGGTATTCCGGCGCATCGAGTACTGGCTGGAAGGCGACGCGCCCCAGCAAAAGGCCCTTGACCGCGCCGACTGGGACTGGAACAAAACCTGGCGCAAAACCACCAAGCACGCGCTGTTTCTGATCCTGTCCTTCCTGATTGCCAATACCTTCCTGGCCTACATCATTGGCACCGACGAGCTGCTGCAAATCGTGACGGACCGGCCCGCCGGGCACCTGGGCGGCCTGGCTTCGATGGTTTTGTTTACCGGCCTGTTCTACGCCGTGTTTGCCCGGTTTCGGGAGCAGGTCTGCACCATTGCCTGTCCCTACGGGCGGCTGCAGGGCGTATTGCTCGACAAAAACAGCCTAGTGGTAGCCTACGACTACAAGCGGGGCGAGCCGCGGGAGAAGCTCCGCAAAAACCAGGAGCGCACCGCCGGCGACTGTATCGACTGCCACCAGTGCGTGCAGGTGTGCCCCACCGGCATCGACATCCGCAACGGGGCCCAGCAGATGGAATGCACCAACTGCACGGCCTGCATCGACGCCTGCAACACGATAATGACCCTCGTGAACCTGCCCGAAGGCCTGATCCGCCATGCCTCGGAAAACGACATTGCCCAAGGCACCCGCCCGCGGTTTACGGGCCGCATGAAGGTACTGTCGGGGGTGCTGGGCGTATTGCTCGTGGTGATGACGGGGCTGCTGGTATCCCGCGCCAATGTGGCGGCCACGGTGCTGCGCACGCCGGGGCAGCTGTTCCAGAAAACCGACCGCGGCTCCATCACCAACCTCTACAATATCTCGGTTATCAACAAAACCAACCGGCCCTATCCGCTCACGCTACGGGTGCTGGAGCCGGCCCAGGGCACCATTTCCCTGGTAGGCACGGCCAGCCTGACGCTGCCCGCCCAGGGCATGACCGAAGGCGTGTTCTTTGCCGAGCTGCCCCGCCGCACCCTACTGCGTACCAACCAGAAAATTCGCATCGGCCTGTATTCGGGCAACGAGCTGATTGCCGAAACCAGCACCAAGTTTCTGGGGCCGGTACAGTAA
- a CDS encoding PAS domain-containing sensor histidine kinase: MSLRLKFLLFAFLIHGLLLGLTWQVLRQHTAWFIGAEVLLVASVILTVQLYRDFVRPFQLIAAGTEAIRAKDFSTKFVPVQQREMDQLIDVYNHMIDELRQERITQHEKSFLLEHLIQASPAGILLLDFEGRIESVNPAAVRLLQVPAAALVGQLPAALPGDWGVALGSLRPGQPQAVQLSGMQSYRAHASHFLDRGFTRYFIVLEELTQDIIRQEKQAYEKLIRMMSHEVNNSIGAVNSILQSFHYYAPQLAQDDRADFTEALDVSVTRSTHLANFIANFAHLVRLPPPARRPIDVHELLKSTCRLLQVQSEKRRIRWHWQLTEGPLFVNLDAQQLEQALLNIGKNALEAIGEEGNVWVRTTAQPPTVVIENDGPGIPAEVQRHLFTPFYSTKPDGQGIGLTLIRDILLQHEFAFTLQTEEAGRTAFTIRF, translated from the coding sequence ATGTCACTGCGTCTGAAGTTCCTGCTGTTTGCCTTTCTGATTCATGGCCTGCTGCTGGGGCTTACGTGGCAGGTACTGCGCCAGCATACGGCGTGGTTTATCGGGGCGGAGGTGCTGCTGGTGGCGTCGGTTATCCTCACGGTGCAGCTGTACCGGGATTTTGTGCGGCCCTTCCAGTTGATTGCGGCCGGTACGGAAGCCATTCGGGCCAAGGATTTCTCCACCAAGTTTGTGCCCGTGCAGCAGCGCGAAATGGACCAGCTGATTGACGTTTACAATCACATGATTGATGAGCTGCGCCAGGAGCGCATAACCCAGCACGAGAAAAGCTTTCTGCTGGAACACCTTATCCAAGCCTCGCCGGCCGGTATTCTGCTGCTGGATTTCGAGGGCCGGATTGAGTCGGTAAACCCGGCGGCGGTGCGGCTGCTACAAGTGCCGGCCGCTGCGCTGGTAGGCCAGTTGCCCGCTGCCCTGCCCGGCGACTGGGGCGTGGCCCTGGGCAGCCTGCGCCCGGGTCAGCCGCAGGCGGTTCAGCTCTCGGGCATGCAGAGCTACCGCGCCCACGCCTCGCACTTCCTCGACCGGGGCTTCACGCGCTACTTTATCGTGCTGGAAGAGCTGACCCAGGACATCATCCGCCAGGAAAAGCAGGCCTATGAGAAGCTGATCCGGATGATGTCGCACGAGGTCAACAACTCCATCGGGGCCGTCAACTCCATCCTGCAAAGCTTCCACTATTACGCCCCCCAGCTAGCCCAGGACGACCGCGCCGACTTCACCGAAGCGCTGGATGTATCCGTGACGCGCAGCACGCACCTGGCCAACTTCATTGCCAACTTTGCCCACCTGGTGCGCCTGCCCCCGCCTGCGCGCCGCCCCATAGATGTGCACGAGCTGCTGAAATCAACCTGCCGGCTGCTGCAGGTACAGAGCGAGAAGCGCCGCATCCGCTGGCACTGGCAGCTCACGGAGGGGCCGCTGTTCGTGAATCTCGATGCCCAGCAGCTGGAGCAGGCCCTGCTCAACATTGGCAAAAACGCCCTCGAAGCCATTGGGGAAGAGGGTAATGTGTGGGTGCGCACCACGGCGCAGCCGCCCACCGTCGTCATCGAAAACGACGGGCCCGGCATTCCGGCCGAAGTGCAGCGCCACCTGTTCACGCCCTTCTACAGCACGAAGCCCGATGGCCAAGGCATCGGCCTCACCCTCATCCGCGACATCCTGCTGCAGCACGAGTTTGCCTTCACGCTGCAAACCGAGGAGGCGGGCCGCACGGCGTTTACTATTCGGTTTTAG
- a CDS encoding sulfite exporter TauE/SafE family protein — protein sequence MLWAGFVFGLLGSFHCVGMCGAIALALPGRAEAASARYVGGRLLYNLGRITTYATLGAAAGLLGQSLRLAGLQQGLSIASGLLILVLVGLPPRYTDRLAGLLGLRRPLAWVKNTLAGLFQQPSWRALYLTGVLNGLLPCGLVYLALAGALSAPGIPGAAAYMASFGLGTLPLMLGLSLSGRLVPLLWRTRMRQAVPYAASGLAVLFIMRGLGLGIPYLSPQLSTPEKIQARQPQSVHNCR from the coding sequence ATGCTTTGGGCCGGGTTTGTTTTTGGGTTATTGGGCAGCTTCCACTGCGTAGGCATGTGTGGGGCCATTGCCCTGGCGCTGCCCGGCCGCGCGGAGGCTGCCTCGGCGCGCTACGTGGGCGGGCGTCTGCTGTATAACCTGGGCCGCATCACAACCTACGCCACACTGGGCGCGGCGGCCGGCCTGCTGGGCCAGAGCCTGCGCCTGGCCGGACTGCAGCAAGGCCTCTCCATAGCCTCGGGCCTGCTGATTCTGGTGCTCGTGGGGCTGCCCCCGCGCTACACCGACCGGCTGGCCGGCCTGCTGGGCTTGCGCCGTCCCCTGGCCTGGGTTAAGAACACGCTGGCCGGGCTTTTTCAGCAGCCTTCGTGGCGGGCCTTGTACCTCACGGGCGTCCTCAACGGGCTGCTGCCCTGCGGCCTGGTGTACCTGGCGCTGGCCGGGGCCCTGAGTGCACCGGGCATACCGGGCGCAGCGGCTTACATGGCCAGCTTTGGCCTGGGCACGCTCCCACTGATGCTGGGTCTTTCTCTCTCCGGGCGGCTAGTGCCGCTGCTGTGGCGCACCCGCATGCGGCAGGCGGTACCCTACGCGGCTTCGGGGCTGGCCGTGCTTTTTATCATGCGCGGGCTGGGGCTGGGCATTCCGTACCTGAGCCCGCAGCTGAGCACGCCGGAGAAAATCCAGGCTCGTCAGCCGCAGTCGGTGCACAACTGCCGGTAG
- a CDS encoding universal stress protein — MKTILVPIDHTAAAEPTLAYANKLAVRWPAEVVLLYCHPESDGMAAAEKALDVQEQRLRSLVERLRYQQLTRQDGRRIQYRYRILSGCLHDHVQAEAARCAADLVVMGLEHIDCGQQAAPGNHAASITRLVTCPVLVVPPGRRALPARVVFAADFTALNTDILPRLSALEGAFPAPLDLVQFYSPAERPRRRQLKQALGKVGAQLTWLTTTPHLVEDDAPLEGVGEFCARQQAQLLIIAPNSEAELLRYFDSCYTTTRAYHTQIPVLVLRAVERQPRVACCARCAEQLKKEQVNALLPDYYAVHWA; from the coding sequence ATGAAAACCATTCTCGTTCCCATCGACCATACTGCTGCGGCTGAACCCACGCTGGCTTACGCCAACAAGCTGGCCGTGCGCTGGCCTGCCGAAGTGGTGCTGCTTTATTGCCACCCCGAATCGGATGGTATGGCGGCAGCGGAGAAGGCGCTTGACGTGCAGGAACAGCGGCTGCGGAGCCTGGTGGAGCGCCTGCGCTATCAGCAGCTTACCCGCCAGGATGGCCGCCGCATTCAGTACCGCTACCGCATTCTGAGCGGCTGCCTCCACGACCATGTGCAGGCCGAAGCAGCCCGCTGCGCCGCCGACCTGGTGGTGATGGGCCTTGAGCACATCGACTGCGGCCAGCAGGCCGCACCCGGCAACCACGCCGCCTCCATCACCCGGCTGGTCACGTGCCCGGTGCTGGTAGTGCCGCCAGGGCGCCGCGCTCTGCCTGCGCGGGTGGTTTTCGCCGCTGATTTCACCGCCCTGAATACCGACATCCTGCCCCGCTTGTCAGCGCTGGAAGGCGCTTTCCCGGCCCCGTTAGACCTGGTGCAGTTTTATTCGCCGGCCGAGCGGCCCCGGCGACGCCAACTCAAGCAGGCCCTCGGCAAGGTCGGGGCTCAGCTCACCTGGCTCACTACTACTCCCCACTTGGTGGAAGATGATGCCCCGCTGGAAGGCGTCGGCGAGTTCTGTGCCCGGCAGCAGGCCCAACTGCTCATTATTGCCCCCAACAGCGAGGCGGAGCTGTTACGCTACTTCGACTCTTGCTACACCACCACCCGTGCCTACCACACCCAGATTCCGGTGCTGGTGCTGCGGGCCGTGGAGCGTCAGCCCCGGGTAGCCTGCTGCGCCCGGTGCGCCGAACAGCTGAAGAAAGAGCAGGTCAATGCTCTGTTGCCCGATTACTATGCTGTCCATTGGGCCTGA
- the hemF gene encoding oxygen-dependent coproporphyrinogen oxidase has translation MLTMTTAALAVAPPRILAENWMRQFQDWLCHRLEAADGSGKRFQEDAWQHVGGGGGATRVLQNGTVLEKGGVAFSAVWGQMSEAAARALLMPDPNYFATGVSVVQHPGSPLVPISHMNVRYFETDNGDAWFGGGLDLTPIYVDEAQARWFHEQIQAVCQRHDTSYYPHFKRWADEYFFLPHRQETRGIGGIFFDRLTVGKDGSFEELFAFVQDVGEVYGRTYGTIMRQNACLPYTERQKQWQLVRRGRYAEFNLAIDRGTKFGLETGGRTESILMSLPPQAEWHYNFPIEPGSPEDATQQWLRKGVNWV, from the coding sequence ATGCTTACCATGACTACCGCTGCCCTCGCTGTTGCTCCGCCCCGCATTTTGGCTGAAAACTGGATGCGCCAGTTTCAGGACTGGCTCTGCCACCGCCTCGAAGCCGCCGACGGCAGCGGAAAACGCTTTCAGGAGGACGCCTGGCAGCATGTTGGCGGGGGCGGCGGGGCCACCCGCGTGCTGCAGAACGGGACGGTGCTGGAAAAAGGCGGGGTCGCCTTCTCGGCCGTGTGGGGCCAGATGAGCGAGGCGGCGGCCCGCGCGCTGCTCATGCCCGACCCGAACTACTTTGCCACCGGCGTCTCGGTGGTGCAGCACCCGGGCAGCCCACTGGTGCCGATTTCGCACATGAACGTGCGCTACTTCGAGACCGACAACGGGGATGCCTGGTTTGGCGGCGGGCTGGATCTGACGCCTATCTACGTGGACGAGGCCCAGGCCCGCTGGTTTCATGAGCAGATTCAGGCCGTATGCCAGCGCCACGACACCAGCTACTACCCGCACTTCAAGCGGTGGGCCGATGAGTACTTCTTTCTGCCCCACCGTCAGGAAACCCGCGGCATCGGCGGCATCTTCTTCGACCGGCTCACCGTGGGTAAGGACGGCTCATTTGAGGAGCTGTTTGCGTTTGTGCAGGATGTGGGCGAGGTCTACGGCCGCACTTATGGTACCATCATGCGCCAGAATGCCTGCCTGCCGTACACTGAGCGGCAGAAGCAGTGGCAGCTGGTGCGCCGGGGCCGCTACGCCGAGTTCAACCTGGCCATTGACCGGGGCACCAAGTTCGGGCTGGAAACCGGGGGCCGCACCGAGAGTATTCTGATGAGCTTGCCGCCCCAGGCCGAGTGGCACTACAACTTCCCCATCGAGCCCGGCTCCCCCGAAGACGCCACCCAGCAGTGGCTGCGCAAAGGTGTGAACTGGGTCTAA
- a CDS encoding sigma-54 dependent transcriptional regulator encodes MILIVDDDVAVRTSLSLLLKQAGYVAKAVGTPDAALAVVPDPAVQLVLMDMNYSLDTTGHDGLALLAQVKAVRPALPVILITGWGSISLAVEGMKAGAAEFITKPWNNDALLQTIRTCLDLAASDAAPAPDDAQAPTRRQLDKQFAFQNIIGQDARLLHVLRSVGQVAATDASVLIEGESGTGKELIAEAVHQNSHRRRQPFVKVNLGGISASLFESEMFGHRRGAFTDAKTDRVGRFELANGGTIFLDEIGELDMTSQVKLLRVLQDRTYEVLGDSKARRLDIRVICATNRDLAQEVREGRFREDLFYRINLITVRLPALRERPTDIPLLVQHFVDYLRATYNRASLKVNTRAMHWLREQPLPGNIRELKNLVERAVLVSGKDELGPEDFQAQFRPTAVPVAAQPGELPAVGSITLDELEAQMIRKSMEHYAGNVSRVAKALGLSRGALYRRLEKYAIPFDVTQ; translated from the coding sequence ATGATTCTGATTGTCGACGACGACGTGGCGGTGCGCACCTCGCTTAGCCTGCTGCTCAAGCAGGCCGGCTACGTGGCCAAAGCGGTGGGTACGCCCGATGCGGCCCTGGCCGTGGTGCCCGACCCGGCCGTGCAGCTGGTACTGATGGATATGAACTACTCCCTCGATACCACCGGCCACGACGGGCTGGCGCTGCTGGCGCAGGTGAAGGCCGTGCGCCCGGCCCTGCCGGTCATCCTTATCACGGGCTGGGGCTCTATCTCGCTGGCCGTAGAAGGGATGAAGGCCGGCGCTGCCGAGTTTATAACCAAGCCCTGGAACAACGACGCCCTGCTGCAAACCATCCGCACCTGCCTGGACCTGGCTGCATCTGATGCTGCACCGGCCCCCGACGATGCCCAGGCGCCCACCCGCCGCCAGCTCGACAAGCAGTTTGCCTTCCAGAACATCATCGGGCAGGATGCGCGGCTGCTGCACGTGCTGCGCAGCGTGGGCCAAGTGGCCGCCACCGATGCCTCAGTGCTGATCGAGGGTGAGTCGGGCACGGGCAAGGAGCTGATTGCGGAAGCCGTGCACCAGAACTCCCACCGCCGCCGCCAGCCCTTCGTGAAGGTGAACCTGGGCGGCATTTCGGCCTCCCTGTTTGAAAGCGAAATGTTCGGACACCGGCGCGGGGCCTTCACCGACGCCAAAACCGACCGGGTGGGCCGCTTCGAGTTGGCCAACGGCGGCACCATTTTCCTCGACGAGATAGGGGAGCTGGACATGACCTCGCAGGTGAAGCTGCTGCGCGTGCTGCAGGACCGCACCTACGAGGTGCTGGGCGACAGCAAGGCGCGCCGCCTCGATATCCGCGTCATCTGCGCTACCAACCGGGACCTGGCCCAGGAAGTGCGCGAGGGCCGCTTCCGCGAAGATTTGTTTTACCGCATCAACCTGATAACCGTGCGCCTGCCCGCCCTGCGCGAGCGGCCCACCGACATTCCGCTGCTGGTCCAGCACTTCGTGGATTACCTGCGCGCTACCTACAACCGGGCTTCGCTGAAGGTTAATACCCGCGCTATGCACTGGCTGCGCGAGCAGCCGCTGCCCGGCAATATCCGGGAGCTGAAAAACCTGGTGGAGCGGGCCGTGCTGGTCAGCGGCAAGGACGAGCTGGGCCCCGAGGACTTCCAGGCGCAGTTTCGACCCACGGCCGTGCCCGTCGCGGCGCAGCCGGGCGAGCTGCCCGCCGTGGGCTCCATCACCCTCGATGAGCTGGAAGCGCAGATGATCCGCAAGTCGATGGAGCACTACGCCGGCAACGTGAGCCGCGTGGCCAAAGCCCTGGGCCTGAGCCGTGGCGCCCTCTACCGCCGCCTGGAGAAATACGCCATTCCGTTCGACGTGACGCAGTAG